A single Thermaerobacter sp. FW80 DNA region contains:
- the cas2 gene encoding CRISPR-associated endonuclease Cas2 yields the protein MKDVVDILVAYDVNTETKEGQRRLRRVARVCTGFGQRVQKSLFECRVTQAQLEELEARLVKIIDGKKDSLRIYILPGDRNRLVRVHGIDRYIDFEDPLIV from the coding sequence GTGAAGGATGTCGTGGACATACTGGTTGCATATGACGTGAACACAGAAACGAAAGAGGGACAACGGCGGTTGCGACGTGTGGCCCGCGTTTGTACCGGCTTTGGGCAAAGGGTCCAGAAATCCCTCTTTGAATGTCGCGTAACACAGGCCCAGTTGGAAGAACTCGAGGCAAGGCTGGTGAAGATCATCGATGGGAAGAAGGACAGCCTGCGCATTTACATTCTACCGGGGGATCGGAACCGCCTCGTAAGGGTTCACGGAATCGACCGCTACATCGATTTCGAGGATCCGCTCATTGTATAG
- the cas3 gene encoding CRISPR-associated helicase Cas3', translated as MGETRDFYAHSPGPSGRWHPLVEHLVAVAEMARSFADAFGMGDLAYLVGLLHDLGKFNPEFQRYLRDAQAGRPASPVPHAVWGACLLYGLARVRGTDVWKELALPILGHHAGLEDAGVAATKLNAFWQERGHEVVEAQNRLVAAGVRLPTLRVRAFASPTQREFVIRMVFSALVDADYLDTERHFAPEQARLRGRGPSLDVLWQRLEAAQREILDDSTVVNRVRREVYEACVRAASGPPGVYRLTVPTGGGKTRSGLAFALRHALAHGLRRVIVAIPYTSIIDQTARVYREILGDEAVVEHHSALEVPEGDEGQGEAQLLQRLATENWDAPIVVTTTVQLLESLLSNKPSKVRKIHRLSRAVILLDEVQALPPELLHPTLDVLELLATPVEEGGFGSTVVLSTATQPALEAVCGSEHPHLARATEIVPDFPRHFALLRRVEYEWRPDAMTWDELTGEIERLRQVLVVLNSRRDAFALLSALKDVPHVFHLSTLLCGAHRRRILDEVKRRLSEGEPVRLVSTQVVEAGVDLDFPVVYRAVGPLDRIVQAAGRCNREGRLPSGPGRVIVFEPSGGRTPSGPYKAGLEKARLLLRQYPVSRLHDPDLYREYFRRLFADVDLDKKRIQEYRQALNYPEVAQRYRLIESDTVPVVVPYMDAAAQLEEFLARPGYVTWRRLQPYIVNLFAYEVATRGEWLERVADGLYLWKGAYDERLGVVEGYADPADLIV; from the coding sequence ATGGGGGAGACGAGGGATTTTTATGCCCATTCCCCTGGCCCTTCGGGTCGCTGGCATCCGCTGGTGGAGCATCTGGTGGCCGTCGCAGAGATGGCTCGTTCCTTTGCCGATGCCTTCGGAATGGGCGATCTGGCGTACCTCGTCGGGTTGCTACATGATCTCGGCAAGTTCAACCCCGAGTTCCAACGGTATCTCCGAGACGCCCAGGCGGGGAGGCCTGCTTCGCCCGTGCCCCATGCCGTCTGGGGAGCCTGCCTGCTCTATGGTCTAGCCCGCGTCCGCGGCACGGACGTTTGGAAGGAGCTCGCACTCCCCATTCTCGGTCATCACGCCGGTCTGGAGGACGCGGGTGTCGCGGCTACCAAGCTCAACGCGTTCTGGCAGGAGCGGGGACATGAGGTGGTCGAGGCTCAGAACCGTCTTGTTGCGGCTGGCGTTCGGTTGCCCACGCTCCGGGTGCGGGCCTTCGCGAGCCCGACGCAACGGGAGTTCGTCATCCGCATGGTTTTCTCGGCTCTGGTGGACGCGGACTACTTGGATACCGAACGGCACTTTGCGCCGGAGCAGGCCAGGTTACGCGGTCGCGGCCCTTCCCTCGACGTGCTGTGGCAGCGGCTCGAGGCCGCCCAGCGAGAGATCCTTGACGATTCAACGGTGGTGAATCGGGTCCGCCGGGAGGTTTACGAAGCCTGTGTGCGGGCGGCATCGGGTCCGCCGGGGGTGTATCGGTTGACAGTACCCACGGGTGGTGGCAAGACGCGCAGTGGCCTTGCGTTTGCCCTCCGGCACGCGCTGGCCCACGGCCTGCGACGGGTGATCGTGGCCATCCCGTATACGAGCATCATCGATCAGACGGCGCGAGTGTATCGAGAGATCCTCGGTGACGAGGCAGTGGTCGAGCACCACTCGGCCTTGGAGGTGCCGGAGGGGGACGAAGGCCAAGGCGAAGCGCAACTGCTGCAGCGGTTGGCGACCGAGAACTGGGACGCACCCATCGTCGTCACCACGACCGTTCAATTGCTGGAGAGTCTCCTTTCCAACAAACCCTCCAAGGTACGCAAGATTCATCGCCTGAGCCGAGCGGTCATTCTCCTCGATGAGGTGCAGGCGTTGCCCCCCGAGCTACTGCACCCGACCCTCGATGTGCTGGAATTGTTGGCGACGCCCGTGGAGGAGGGGGGCTTCGGTTCGACTGTGGTGCTGAGCACCGCCACCCAACCCGCGCTGGAAGCCGTATGCGGTTCCGAGCACCCGCACCTGGCCCGGGCGACGGAGATCGTCCCTGACTTCCCAAGGCATTTCGCGTTGTTGAGGCGGGTGGAGTACGAGTGGCGTCCTGACGCCATGACATGGGACGAGCTTACCGGTGAGATCGAGCGCCTGCGTCAGGTTCTGGTTGTGCTCAACAGCCGGCGGGACGCCTTCGCCCTGCTGTCCGCATTGAAAGACGTGCCCCACGTGTTTCATCTGTCGACGTTGCTTTGCGGAGCCCACCGGCGGAGGATCCTCGACGAGGTCAAGCGGCGACTCTCGGAGGGGGAGCCCGTCAGGCTGGTCAGCACGCAGGTCGTCGAGGCGGGTGTAGATCTCGATTTCCCCGTGGTCTATCGAGCCGTCGGACCGCTCGATCGGATCGTGCAGGCCGCGGGGCGGTGTAATCGCGAGGGCCGCCTGCCTTCGGGGCCGGGCCGGGTGATCGTGTTCGAGCCCTCAGGAGGCAGGACACCTTCGGGACCTTATAAGGCGGGTCTCGAGAAGGCTCGGTTGCTGCTCCGGCAGTATCCCGTGAGCCGGCTACACGATCCCGACCTATATCGCGAGTACTTCCGGCGCCTGTTCGCGGACGTCGATCTCGACAAGAAGCGGATCCAGGAGTATCGGCAAGCGCTGAACTACCCGGAGGTCGCGCAGCGCTACCGTTTGATCGAGAGCGATACCGTGCCCGTCGTCGTCCCTTACATGGATGCCGCAGCGCAGCTCGAGGAGTTCTTGGCGCGGCCCGGTTACGTCACTTGGCGTCGTCTGCAACCATATATCGTTAACCTGTTTGCGTATGAGGTGGCGACCAGGGGCGAGTGGCTCGAGAGGGTCGCCGATGGCCTGTACCTCTGGAAGGGCGCCTACGATGAACGTCTCGGCGTGGTGGAGGGTTACGCCGATCCTGCGGACCTGATCGTGTAG
- the cas7c gene encoding type I-C CRISPR-associated protein Cas7/Csd2, whose protein sequence is MVYTDPTKRHEFVLLFDAKNSNPNGDPDAGNMPRVDPETMHGLVTDVALKRKIRDYLQLTRLSNDREAQSGFDIFIQSRTPLNMLIQDAGKAVGVVESKTENEKVRKELCHRYYDIRMFGAVLSTGTLNAGQVRGPVQITFARSIDPVLPLDLAITRQAITSEQRREARETRSAKAGRALTTTTEMGRKPIIPYGLYRAHGYFNPYLATQTGVSQEDLEVLWEALQNLFEFDRSAARGEMHVRGLIVFTHDNPKGNAPAHKLFDLVTVRRRDGVSVPRGYHDYAVVIQRDDLPPGVTLSVLVEP, encoded by the coding sequence ATGGTGTACACCGACCCGACGAAGCGGCACGAATTCGTCTTGTTGTTTGATGCAAAGAACAGCAATCCCAATGGTGATCCCGACGCCGGCAACATGCCCCGGGTCGACCCAGAGACCATGCACGGACTGGTCACAGATGTCGCGCTAAAGCGAAAAATAAGGGACTACCTGCAGTTGACGCGCCTGTCCAATGACAGAGAGGCGCAATCCGGGTTCGATATATTTATCCAAAGCAGGACCCCACTTAATATGCTTATTCAAGATGCTGGAAAAGCCGTCGGTGTCGTGGAGAGCAAGACGGAGAACGAAAAGGTTCGCAAGGAGCTTTGTCACCGATATTACGATATCCGCATGTTTGGTGCGGTGCTATCCACGGGTACATTGAATGCAGGGCAGGTACGTGGACCCGTCCAGATCACCTTCGCTCGGTCGATCGACCCTGTATTGCCGCTGGATCTTGCGATTACACGGCAAGCTATCACGAGCGAGCAGCGTAGGGAAGCTAGGGAAACGAGGAGTGCCAAAGCAGGCCGAGCACTTACCACTACAACGGAGATGGGCCGGAAGCCCATCATTCCATACGGCCTGTATAGAGCCCATGGATATTTCAACCCGTATCTTGCCACGCAGACGGGTGTGAGCCAGGAGGATCTCGAGGTACTGTGGGAGGCGCTGCAGAACCTGTTCGAGTTCGACCGCTCGGCGGCCCGTGGGGAGATGCATGTCCGCGGCCTGATCGTCTTCACCCATGACAACCCCAAGGGAAATGCGCCGGCACACAAGCTATTTGACCTTGTGACGGTCAGGCGGCGTGACGGGGTGTCGGTGCCCCGAGGGTACCACGATTATGCGGTGGTCATCCAACGCGACGACCTGCCCCCGGGGGTCACTCTGAGCGTGTTGGTGGAGCCGTAG
- a CDS encoding YafY family protein has product MQRSRLFRLMYIVREVKQGRYPNAHTLSRDLEVSARTIHRDLELLRDDFCAPLEFDRRRKGFYLTDPEWTPAFAARDMRLGAGEALALVLGLQALESVRAHGLEEPFQALLEKLPHLLPEQVTVDLASLTSQVSFFFEPARGDPRAVGRRLNRLREAIGARRVVRLRYYTASRDQETVRLVEPYHLRYYDGAWYVAGYCRWRRAVRTFAVDRIRELEVLEETFPPPTPDRFSPETYFGEAWRLQRGAERQQVVVRFRPEQARYMRGRIWHPSQESRDEPDGSLVLSFRVLGTDEIMRWLLQFGASAQVLAPPSLREAIAAEAEAMLAEYRVPGDGRAHPEPEGGQRLGEGR; this is encoded by the coding sequence ATGCAGCGGTCCCGGCTGTTCCGGTTGATGTACATCGTCCGTGAGGTGAAGCAGGGGCGTTATCCCAACGCCCACACCCTCTCCCGCGACCTGGAGGTGAGCGCCCGGACCATCCACCGCGACCTGGAGCTGCTGCGCGACGACTTCTGCGCGCCCCTGGAGTTCGACCGGCGGCGGAAGGGGTTCTACCTGACCGATCCCGAGTGGACGCCGGCCTTCGCCGCGCGGGACATGCGCCTCGGCGCCGGCGAGGCGTTGGCCTTGGTGCTGGGGCTGCAAGCGCTGGAGTCGGTGCGCGCCCACGGGCTCGAGGAGCCGTTTCAGGCCCTCCTCGAGAAGCTTCCCCACCTCCTGCCCGAGCAGGTGACCGTCGATCTGGCCTCCCTGACGAGCCAGGTGTCCTTCTTCTTCGAGCCCGCCCGCGGGGATCCCCGCGCGGTCGGCCGGCGCCTGAACCGCCTGCGGGAGGCCATCGGGGCCCGCCGCGTGGTCCGACTGCGCTACTACACCGCCTCCCGCGACCAGGAGACGGTGCGCCTGGTCGAGCCCTACCACCTGCGCTACTACGACGGGGCGTGGTACGTGGCGGGCTACTGCCGGTGGCGGCGCGCCGTCCGGACCTTTGCGGTGGACCGCATCCGCGAGCTCGAGGTCCTCGAGGAGACCTTCCCTCCCCCGACCCCCGACCGCTTCTCCCCCGAGACGTACTTCGGCGAGGCATGGCGGCTGCAGCGGGGCGCCGAGCGGCAGCAGGTGGTGGTGCGGTTCCGACCCGAGCAGGCCCGCTACATGCGGGGCCGCATCTGGCATCCCAGCCAGGAGTCCCGGGACGAGCCGGACGGGTCGCTGGTCCTCTCCTTCCGCGTCCTGGGGACCGACGAGATCATGCGCTGGCTGCTCCAGTTCGGCGCGAGCGCCCAGGTGCTCGCGCCGCCCTCGCTGCGGGAGGCCATCGCCGCCGAAGCCGAGGCGATGCTGGCGGAGTACCGGGTCCCCGGAGACGGTCGCGCGCACCCCGAGCCCGAGGGCGGGCAGCGCCTGGGCGAGGGTCGGTGA
- the cas4 gene encoding CRISPR-associated protein Cas4 → MRGEKRVHSGTVSDDEPVPVSALQHYVYCPRQCALIHVERAWGENVFTLRGRRVHERADTPGTMVREGVRVERALPIWSERLGLIGQADVVEFLPDGTPFPVEYKSGPRLARRADEVQLCAQAICLEEMFGRPVPRGALYYHGGRRRREIAFTPSLREEVERVTQQVRLLLRQQRLPAPAADRRCRHCSLLDVCLPFAIRRSIAGDYGSESM, encoded by the coding sequence GTGAGAGGGGAGAAGCGGGTGCATTCAGGAACCGTCTCGGATGACGAGCCAGTGCCTGTCAGCGCCCTACAGCACTACGTGTACTGCCCCCGGCAGTGTGCCCTGATCCACGTCGAGCGCGCCTGGGGGGAGAATGTCTTCACACTGCGTGGTCGGCGTGTGCACGAGCGTGCCGATACACCCGGGACGATGGTTCGCGAGGGAGTGCGGGTGGAGCGGGCCTTGCCGATCTGGTCGGAGAGGCTTGGCCTGATCGGGCAGGCTGACGTCGTCGAGTTTCTCCCCGACGGCACGCCGTTTCCGGTTGAGTACAAATCGGGTCCCCGATTGGCTCGCCGGGCCGACGAGGTGCAACTTTGCGCTCAAGCCATCTGCTTGGAGGAGATGTTTGGACGACCCGTACCCCGTGGCGCCCTGTACTACCATGGCGGCAGGAGACGACGAGAAATCGCGTTCACCCCGTCCCTGCGCGAGGAGGTGGAGCGGGTGACGCAGCAGGTTCGACTACTGTTGCGGCAGCAGCGGCTTCCGGCACCGGCCGCAGACCGCCGTTGCCGCCACTGCTCACTCTTGGATGTGTGCCTTCCATTTGCTATACGTCGCTCTATCGCCGGGGATTATGGGAGCGAGTCCATGTGA
- the cas8c gene encoding type I-C CRISPR-associated protein Cas8c/Csd1 → MFRELVVLGKQLEEQGALPPTGFYGDYSEPVKWIVHLWPDRVYLEAAELYLPRPYAGRTSGIQAHLLVDEAAYALGVSKQKGGGEDKHVRDKHTAFRKLVDAFRAWDGLQDPALRETLEWLCRALDNGLVRQDPRYPEILAKDWVSFVPETGPLAGTHLFEHREAVAFWVVELERRTDPGDVGRRSRISGQCAVCGEVQPLVGRIPLGVKLPGQRPKPLHSLNADAFTSFYAGGDTFKRAHLGVCFRCGDTAARAFNHLVASEQHHRTLTRDAQQGEGLGNQVAVFWVKAPAPVEVGDRVLDLGDLTAVDWGAVLEASRARQPAPEATPSQLLELLRQPWKPSDAALRLDDYAFYLGVVSPNVGRVALREWIQVSLVAFKEHLRRFLEAVRIVSPFGDPPRPLSIGSLIGGLGTDNPNVGRGLLRTAFTGARPPTVLLALGVAVLRNPRILQDPGDAWRLHAAASAVKLSLWHGKEEVERMSTLDTTFRSAAYLCGRLLAILEEAQLRAANFNLNRTLVERFYGAASTAPAATFGGLIRLATTAHLPETGKELNQLVEEVMSCLDEAGGFPRTLSLAEQAEFGLGFYHQRAAFRAERRRNRDEGGTE, encoded by the coding sequence ATGTTTAGGGAACTGGTCGTGTTAGGCAAGCAGTTGGAGGAACAGGGCGCTCTCCCGCCGACGGGGTTCTATGGAGACTACAGCGAACCGGTCAAATGGATTGTCCATCTCTGGCCAGACCGCGTGTATCTGGAAGCAGCTGAACTCTACCTACCACGTCCATACGCAGGCCGAACGTCCGGTATCCAGGCGCACTTGCTGGTCGACGAGGCGGCCTATGCGTTGGGCGTGAGCAAGCAGAAGGGTGGTGGTGAGGATAAGCACGTCCGGGATAAGCATACTGCCTTCCGTAAGTTGGTGGACGCGTTCCGTGCCTGGGACGGCCTACAGGACCCGGCGTTGCGGGAAACGCTTGAGTGGCTATGCCGGGCGTTGGATAACGGCCTCGTTCGTCAGGATCCGCGTTACCCGGAGATCCTCGCCAAGGACTGGGTGTCGTTCGTCCCCGAGACCGGCCCCCTGGCCGGGACGCACCTGTTCGAACACCGGGAGGCAGTGGCCTTTTGGGTGGTCGAGCTTGAGCGACGGACCGATCCGGGCGATGTCGGCAGACGGTCTCGCATATCCGGTCAATGCGCCGTCTGCGGTGAGGTGCAGCCGCTGGTAGGCAGGATCCCCCTGGGAGTCAAGCTGCCGGGGCAAAGGCCGAAACCCCTGCACTCGCTCAACGCGGACGCATTCACTTCGTTCTACGCCGGTGGCGACACGTTCAAGCGGGCGCACTTGGGTGTATGCTTCCGATGTGGCGACACTGCGGCCCGGGCCTTCAACCACCTTGTCGCCTCCGAACAGCACCACCGGACGCTCACCCGGGACGCGCAGCAAGGCGAGGGCCTGGGCAACCAGGTGGCGGTCTTCTGGGTCAAGGCACCCGCGCCCGTCGAGGTCGGCGACCGCGTGCTGGACCTCGGGGACCTGACAGCGGTCGATTGGGGTGCGGTACTGGAGGCCAGCCGTGCCCGGCAGCCGGCTCCGGAGGCGACGCCGTCCCAGCTCCTGGAGCTCCTCAGGCAGCCCTGGAAGCCATCGGACGCTGCGCTCCGGCTCGATGACTATGCGTTTTACCTCGGCGTCGTCTCCCCTAACGTGGGGCGCGTCGCTCTTCGCGAATGGATCCAGGTTTCTCTGGTAGCGTTCAAGGAACACCTGCGCCGCTTTCTGGAGGCTGTCCGCATTGTCTCGCCCTTCGGTGACCCGCCCCGACCCCTGTCCATCGGCAGCCTCATCGGCGGCTTGGGCACGGACAACCCGAACGTGGGGCGCGGTCTGTTGCGTACGGCCTTCACCGGGGCACGGCCCCCCACGGTCCTGTTGGCGCTGGGCGTCGCCGTCCTGCGCAACCCCCGCATTCTGCAGGATCCGGGTGACGCCTGGCGCTTGCACGCGGCGGCGAGCGCGGTCAAACTCAGCCTGTGGCATGGAAAGGAGGAGGTCGAGCGGATGAGCACGCTCGATACCACCTTCAGAAGCGCGGCCTACCTGTGCGGCCGGCTCCTGGCCATTCTCGAAGAGGCCCAGCTCCGGGCTGCCAACTTCAATCTGAACCGCACGCTGGTTGAACGGTTCTATGGAGCGGCCTCTACGGCTCCAGCGGCGACCTTTGGGGGGCTGATCCGATTGGCAACGACCGCACACTTGCCGGAAACAGGCAAGGAGCTCAACCAACTGGTGGAAGAGGTGATGTCCTGCCTCGACGAAGCGGGTGGCTTCCCGCGCACATTGAGCCTTGCGGAACAGGCGGAGTTCGGGTTGGGCTTCTACCACCAACGCGCGGCCTTCAGGGCCGAGCGCCGCAGGAACAGGGACGAAGGGGGTACGGAGTGA
- the cas5c gene encoding type I-C CRISPR-associated protein Cas5c, with product MGFTSTVRVRVWGEYACFTRPEFKVERVSYPVMTPSAARGLLEAIFWKPEFRYEIRRIGIVKPGTTMVILRNELGSRQGTKPYYVEDRRQQRTTMLLKDVEYLIEADVRLRPHASDSVTKYVEQFNRRVERGQYHHTPYLGTREFAAHFGPVDKAAPAPFDLVVGPMLFDIAFIEDPTRPELAFKRPGRPEPVKGYAQALFFDAQVKAGWLDVPHEKYLELYRLEEGHV from the coding sequence TTGGGTTTCACCAGCACGGTAAGGGTACGCGTGTGGGGCGAGTACGCCTGCTTCACGCGGCCCGAGTTCAAGGTCGAGCGCGTGAGTTACCCCGTCATGACCCCTAGTGCCGCGCGGGGTCTGCTCGAGGCGATCTTTTGGAAGCCGGAATTCAGGTACGAGATTCGGCGCATCGGTATCGTGAAACCGGGGACAACCATGGTCATCCTCCGCAACGAGCTGGGCAGCCGTCAGGGGACAAAGCCTTATTATGTTGAAGATCGCCGCCAGCAGCGCACTACCATGCTGTTGAAGGATGTCGAGTACCTCATCGAGGCCGACGTACGATTGCGCCCGCATGCATCGGACTCGGTGACGAAGTACGTGGAGCAGTTCAACAGGCGGGTCGAGCGCGGGCAGTACCACCACACGCCCTACCTGGGGACGCGAGAGTTCGCCGCCCACTTTGGCCCCGTTGACAAGGCAGCACCGGCCCCGTTCGACCTAGTCGTTGGTCCCATGCTGTTCGACATCGCTTTCATCGAGGATCCAACCCGGCCGGAACTTGCGTTCAAGCGTCCCGGTCGCCCGGAGCCGGTCAAGGGGTATGCCCAGGCCTTATTCTTCGACGCGCAGGTGAAGGCGGGTTGGCTGGACGTCCCGCATGAGAAGTACCTAGAACTCTACCGGTTGGAGGAAGGCCATGTTTAG
- a CDS encoding IS256 family transposase produces the protein MTADFRMALLELLRQYQGEPEVDALREGLRWLAQQLMEVEVSELIGAQRYERTPSRTTYRNGYRPRRWDTRVGTIELQIPKLRRGSYFPSLLKPRRRAERALLAVVQEAYVHGVSTRKVDELVQALGVGGLSKSEVSRICAELDEHMERFRNRPLEGEYPYVWLDAKAVKVRQDGRVVNMAAVIAVGVRETGEREVLGFDVGAAETYEFWLDFLRRLVARGLKGVRLVISDAHEGLKRAIGEVLAGATWQRCRVHFMRNLLARVPKHAQSMVAALVRTIFAQPDRASARQQLEQVAANLERRFPQVASLLREAAEEVLAYMDFPPEHWRGIHSTNVLERLNRELARRCDVVGIFPNVAAVLRLLGALLEEQQDEWLVQRRYFSQASMAKLKGGDALGSDSVSALAVAAR, from the coding sequence GTGACCGCTGACTTCAGGATGGCACTTCTCGAACTGCTGCGCCAGTACCAGGGCGAGCCCGAGGTCGACGCCCTGCGGGAGGGCCTGCGCTGGCTCGCCCAGCAGCTGATGGAGGTCGAGGTCAGCGAACTCATCGGCGCCCAGCGCTACGAGCGCACCCCGTCGCGCACTACCTACCGAAACGGGTACCGCCCCCGGCGCTGGGACACGCGCGTGGGCACCATCGAGCTGCAGATCCCGAAGTTACGCCGCGGCAGCTACTTCCCCAGCCTCTTGAAGCCGCGGCGGCGCGCGGAGCGGGCCTTGCTGGCCGTGGTGCAGGAGGCCTACGTGCACGGGGTGAGCACGCGCAAGGTGGACGAGCTGGTCCAGGCGCTGGGCGTCGGGGGCTTGAGCAAGAGCGAGGTCTCCCGCATCTGCGCCGAGCTGGACGAGCACATGGAGCGCTTTCGGAACCGGCCGCTGGAAGGCGAGTACCCCTACGTGTGGCTGGACGCCAAGGCGGTGAAGGTGCGGCAAGACGGACGGGTGGTGAACATGGCGGCCGTGATCGCCGTGGGTGTGCGGGAGACAGGGGAACGGGAGGTCCTGGGGTTCGACGTGGGCGCGGCCGAGACGTACGAGTTCTGGCTGGACTTCCTACGTCGCCTGGTGGCCCGGGGGCTGAAGGGCGTGCGGCTGGTGATCTCGGACGCCCACGAGGGCCTCAAGCGAGCCATCGGTGAGGTGCTGGCAGGCGCCACGTGGCAGCGGTGCCGGGTGCACTTCATGCGGAACCTGCTGGCGCGGGTGCCCAAGCACGCCCAGTCCATGGTGGCAGCGCTGGTACGGACCATCTTCGCCCAGCCGGACCGTGCCTCGGCTCGGCAGCAGCTGGAGCAGGTGGCGGCAAACTTGGAGCGGCGGTTCCCCCAGGTGGCGAGCCTGCTGCGGGAGGCCGCGGAGGAGGTTTTGGCCTACATGGACTTCCCGCCGGAGCACTGGCGGGGGATCCACTCGACGAACGTCCTGGAGCGGCTGAACCGCGAGCTGGCGCGGCGGTGCGACGTGGTGGGCATCTTCCCGAACGTGGCGGCGGTGCTGCGCCTGCTGGGTGCGCTGCTGGAGGAGCAGCAGGACGAGTGGCTGGTGCAGCGGCGGTACTTTAGCCAGGCGTCGATGGCGAAGCTCAAGGGCGGTGACGCGTTGGGGAGTGACTCGGTGAGCGCCTTGGCTGTTGCAGCGAGGTAA
- the cas1c gene encoding type I-C CRISPR-associated endonuclease Cas1c, whose translation MTHVILNTLYVQTQGAYIHLYQDTVRVEVEEEVRLQVPLHHLGGVVVFGNVLVSPYLIQRFAEDGRFIVWFSASGRFVGRLQGPTSGNVLLRRAQHEVLSDPGRTLHLARCIVSGKLKNSRQVLLRGLRDLQGSVPAIEEAADNLQVLVNEVQRASSLDGVRGVEGRGAHIYFTALGHLIRGDFVWTARSRRPPRDPINALLSFAYALLVSDCVAACEGAGLDPQVGYLHALRPGRPSLALDLAEEFRSVLADRLVLSLVNRRQVQPGDFDVRPGGAVVLKDDARRVFLDAYQRRKQEEVTHPLLEQRIPIGLVPYVQARLLARFLRGDTPKYVPYSIR comes from the coding sequence GTGACCCACGTGATCCTCAACACGCTCTACGTCCAAACCCAAGGTGCGTATATCCACCTTTATCAGGATACGGTCCGGGTGGAGGTTGAAGAAGAGGTCAGGCTGCAGGTGCCCTTGCACCATCTTGGGGGCGTAGTGGTGTTTGGCAATGTCTTGGTGAGTCCTTATCTCATTCAACGATTTGCGGAAGATGGCCGGTTTATCGTGTGGTTTTCGGCATCGGGACGATTCGTGGGCCGCCTCCAGGGCCCAACGTCGGGCAACGTACTATTGCGCCGCGCGCAGCACGAGGTGTTGAGCGATCCTGGCCGCACCTTGCATCTTGCCCGGTGTATCGTATCGGGCAAACTTAAAAATTCACGTCAGGTCCTGCTTCGGGGGCTGCGTGACCTTCAGGGCTCTGTACCAGCGATCGAGGAGGCGGCGGACAACCTGCAAGTCCTTGTTAACGAAGTCCAACGGGCATCGTCACTGGATGGGGTGCGGGGTGTGGAGGGGCGTGGTGCGCATATCTACTTCACTGCACTCGGACACCTGATTCGTGGCGATTTCGTCTGGACGGCGCGCAGCCGGCGTCCACCCCGCGACCCGATCAATGCACTCCTCTCCTTTGCCTACGCGTTGCTCGTCAGTGACTGTGTCGCGGCCTGCGAGGGTGCGGGACTAGATCCCCAGGTTGGCTATCTGCATGCCCTCCGGCCGGGCCGTCCGTCACTCGCACTTGATCTTGCGGAAGAGTTCCGAAGTGTGCTCGCCGATCGCTTGGTTCTGAGTCTGGTCAACCGTCGTCAGGTTCAGCCGGGGGACTTCGACGTTCGGCCGGGTGGTGCTGTCGTCCTCAAGGATGACGCCAGGCGAGTATTCTTGGATGCGTATCAGCGACGCAAACAGGAGGAAGTCACCCATCCACTTCTAGAACAGCGCATACCCATCGGGCTCGTCCCCTATGTCCAGGCACGCTTGCTGGCGCGGTTCCTGCGCGGCGACACCCCGAAGTACGTTCCGTACAGCATTCGGTAA